AAACCCCTTTTACAGCGAGGAGTCGATCGATACCGCCTGGTATGTGATGGTTCGATACCTGGCGCCCGCGATCGCAGGCAAGCGTTTCGAGCGGGCTTGCGAATGCGCGCGGCTCTTCTCCCCGCTTCGCGGGCATCGCATGGCCAAAGCGGCATTGGAAAACGCACTTTGGGACGCGGAGGCCATGGAGCGAAATGTGCCGCTCTGGAAGCTGCTGGGAGGCACACGCAAGGAGATCCCTTGCGGGGTGTCGATTGGCATTCAAGACAGCGTGCAGCAGCTGAGAGAAAAAATCGCTACTGAGCTGGAAGCCGGTTATCAGCGAATCAAAATCAAAGTCAAGCCGGGCTGGGATATTAACGCGTTGGAACAAATCCGCAGCCGCTGGCCGGATATCCTGCTGAGCTGTGATGCCAATTCCGCCTATACGCTCGACGACATAGCAACCTTGAAAGGCTTTGACCGCTTCCACCTGCTCATGATCGAGCAGCCGTTGTGGAGCGATGATTTCTATTTTCACGCTCAACTGCAGAAGCAACTGCAGACCGCCATCTGCCTGGATGAAGCGATTGTGAGCGCGCGGGTGGCCCAGGCCGCACTGGAGTTGGGATCCTGCCGGATTGTCAATATCAAGGTTGGCAGGGTGGGAGGCTTCAGTGAGGCGGTCCGCATCCACGATGTCTGCCAGCAGCACGCGATTCCAGTGTGGTGCGGGGGCATGCTGGAGGCAGGTATTGGAAGGTCTCACAATATCGCACTCTCGACGCTAGCGAACTTCAGCCTGCCCGGGGATGTTTCGGCTTCCAGGAGATATTGGGAAGAAGACATTATCGATCCCGCTGTAGAAGTGTCGCCTCAGGGCACGATCCACGTTTCGGAAAGGCCAGGCCGCGGTTACGAAGTGAAGCTCGATCTGATCGAAAGGCTGACTACCAGGCGAGAGACCGTGAGTTGCTGAACGCATTACAAGTTCTCATTATGTAAGACTTATCCGCTCGGGAACCGGCGGGAGTACGCAGGGAGACTAGTGTGAATGCCAGAGCGAGAGTTGCCTTCGCCATCGTTTCCGTCTTATGGGGCATCCCCTACCTGTTTATCAAGATTGCTGTTGATGATGGGGTCCCGCCGGCCTTTGTCGCCTGGGTGCGGGTCGTCCTCGGTGCCATAATCCTTCTTGCACTCAGTTGGAATATGGGTGTGTTTAAGGCCGTCCGCGGCCGCTGGAAGTGGGTCGCTGCGTTTGTATTGGTTGAAATCGTAATACCTTACCCCCTGATCGCTATCGCCGAGCAGCACGTTAATTCGTCTGTTGCGGCAATTCTGATCGCGGCGGCGCCCCTCTTCGTGGCCCTGCTGGCGCTGGGCTTCGATGCCAGTGAACGCATTGGCGGCGGGCGACTCGCCGGTCTCTTAATCGGTCTGGCTGGTGTAGTGATGTTCGTGGGAATTGATGTCGCAGGCCGGAAAGACGAATTATTTGCGGCCTTAGCGATTCTTGCCGCCGCTTTCTGCTATGCCGTCGGTCCAATGGTCTTTAAGCACCATTTGTCCGACCTGGATTCCCGCGTCTCCATGAGCGCGAGCCTGCTCGTTGCTGCGATGCTCCTCGCGCCGGCTGCAGCCTTGCAGCCCATAAGAGTGATCCCTTCCACCGCGGCCGTACTCGCGTTGCTTGGTCTCGGCGTCCTCTGTACGGCCGCGGCCTTTATCGCCTTTGGTGTGCTGATTACGGAAGCGGGACCAGGCCGCTCGGTGGTGGTCACCTACATCAACCCGGTGGTAGCAGTTGCCGCCGGTATGGCGGTACGGGGTGAGCATGTCGGCACTGGGGCTTTCCTTGGGCTGGGCCTGATTCTGCTGGGGTGTCGGCTCTCCACAGAGGGCCGCTTGCTCCGACGTCCTGCTTCGGGAATTCCAGGTGCAATCCCCCCACTACCAGATGCCAGCGGCGAAATCGGAGAGTAACGCGAAGCTTCTCGCCGCTTCCTTATTGGCTAATTGCTAAGTGCTAATCGCTAATTGGCTGACTGCCCTACTTGTTCCCGCCCCCTTGCTGCGCTCTAGTGCTTGCCATGTCGTCGTCGGCAGTCTTTTTCAGCAGCTCGAGAGCCTGAGCAATGTTCATTGCTGGAACGCGGCGGTAGTCGGACGTGGTTTCGTGCTGTTGGATGTCGATGTGTTTGAACAGGAGGGCCCGGCCGGCAAAGTTGAGAGACATGCTGGTAAGGTCCCATTGGCCATCGCCCACTTCGGTCTGTTCGATCGCGAACCGCCCGCCCTTGTATAAACGGCCTAGGATACCCCAGCCGAAGTTCACGTCCTCGACCAGCGTCGCTTCCAGTGAGGCGATTCTGTCCTGCGGGACCGCTATACGCATAGTTCCTGCCATCCCCGTGTAAACCTGCAACTCGCGAGATGGGGGATCGAAGTTCGGATTGGGTTTGAAATTCAAAACTACAATCTGCCCGTTCTTGCCTGATTCGGTGGCGGCGTAGGTATAGAGAAAAGCATCCGATAGGGCTTGTACCATGCGTCGGACGCGCTGGTCGTCTTCCTGCTGGGATTTTTGCTTTTCCTTAACTGCGCCGGGATCGGTGAGCAGCCGATGCAACCGCTGCTCCTCCTTCTGCTGCTGCTCTGGAGTGAGCGGCTTGCCTCCCAGAGAGATCAGGCGTCCTAAAACCAGATCCTGGCCGGTCTCAACCATTTGTTTAACTTCCACCGGGTTATTGCCCTTTTTCTTGACGTCCCGATAAGTAAAGTACAGCCCCTTTTGAGGCGGCTTGAGTTCGTTCTCAACCGTCAGGCGGACCAACTGCAGAGGGTTAGTCCCAGCGTTGGGGCTCGGCTGGGATGCTGGTTCCTGGGCTATGGCTGGCACGCAAATCGCGGCTAAGAGAAAGCTTAGGATCGATTTTGACTTGAGGTGGATCACGTCGGTGCTGTTCAATATCGTAACCCGGAAAAGCAATCCTGCAGTTAGGACGGGGAGCGGCCGGTTCAGTGTTGCCCGAAACTTACGGCCGTTTGGGGGTATTGTCCGGAAATAACCGGACTTTATGTGACTTTGGAAACCAAAAGGGCAAAATCGCAATTGCCGCTGGTGAGCCGGTTGAGTATATTCGTGTAAGTTACTGCGGGCGGGAAGTTTGCATGGTCGCCGCAGGTCGGGCTCCAAGCTGCCGGCTGAAGGGCGGTGCAGGGGCGCACGGTGCTGACGAAAGGCTTCAGAAAAAGCAGACAAATTGCGATTCGGGGCGTACGAATTGCTTTCCAATCCTTTCAGTAGACTCCTCAAGGAGGGTCGTCCGTGGAACCTGTAAAGCCACTCGATAGCCGCCAGGTGGCGAATATCGGGAAGTCGGTGGTGATCAAGGGAGAGTTATCGGGAAGCGAAGATCTCTATCTCGATGGGGAAGTAGAAGGCAACATCGAGCTGAATGGAAACAGCCTTACTGTGGGTCCCAATGGGCGGGTACGAGCTCATGTGAACGCCCGTGAAGTGGTGGTCAATGGCCATGTGGATGGCAACATCGGCGCCACCGAACGGGTGGAGTTGCGCAAATCGGCCGTGCTGGTGGGGGACATCCGCACGCAGCGCATCATGATCGAAGAAGGCGCGTACTTCAAGGGATCGATTGATGTGCAGCGCGAAGGCAAAGCGGAAACCAAACGGGAATCGGCCACTCTGGAGCCGGCAGGAGCTGCAGTTTCCCAGAAGTGATGTTGAGCTACCGGCGTGATCGAAGGTCTGAGGCGCCAAGCTGGAATTTTCGACCAGCGCACGCTCAGCGTAGTTGAAAGAGATGAGTTTGAGTTGGGAAGGAATCTGGCTGGCAGAATTGAAGTGAGAGTAAGTTCATGGGTACCGTAACAAATAACTTTCTTAAGATGTTTCGTAACGGCAACGGAGGGAACGGGTCCCACCGCGACGCTCAGCACCGGGCACAACGTCATTCCACTGCACTGAATGAATTCATGCGTGCCATTGCGCACGAAGATTCGTTATGCATCCTGGATTTGGGACCGACCTCGGCCAACAACATCGCGCTGCTCACGGGTCGTGGTTTTCAGGTTTATACGGAAGATCTGCTGACCAGCGCTGGCGATCCAGCGCTCGTGATCAAAGATGAATTCGGCGCCACATGCATCGATGTTGACGGCTTTCTGAAAGAAAACCTCGCCTTTCGCGGGCAGAAGTTTGATGCAGTGTTGTTGTGGGATGTGGCTGATTATCTGCCGGAAGTATTGGTAAAACCGGTGATTGAGCGGATCTGCTCAGTGATGAAGCCCAAGGGTATTTTGCTGTCGTTCTTCCACACGCGTGATGCAGGCCCCGAAGCTCCTTACTGCCGTTACCACATTGCCGGGCAGGACTCGCTTGAGCTTCAGCTGGTCCCGAAGAACGAATCCAATGGCCACAGCAACGGCAATGGAGACGAGCGCCATTACCGCCTGCAGCGGGTCTTCAACAACCGCCACATCGAGAATCTGTTCCGCGAATTTGCCTCACTGAAGTTCTTCCTGGCGCGCGACAACCTGAGAGAAGTGCTGGTGGTGAGGTAGTCACAGCATAGCCCGGTCCAGCAACAGAGTGACTCCCGTCAGGGACGACACCCCTTACACTCTCGTCCTGTGCATCAGAAACCGCATTAGTCCCGGCGCGGTGAGCGCGAGCGCGACAGCCTTCCTCAAGCTCGGAGACAGTGGCAGCAGCGATCTCAGCCAACTGGCAATGCGGAACTTTGCCGCAAAGCGCTCAAGGTACGCCGTCCGATACCCCTCCACAACTTGCGCCAAGCTGGCTCTGCCACAAAAATAAGTTTGCAGATCTCGCGCTGCCAGGGCTCCGCTGTGAAGTGCCAGGGAGATGCCGTCGCCCAGGAAAGGGTCAATGAACGCCGCAGCATCGCCCACGTTAAGAGTCAGGCCTTGGGTGGGAACAGGTCTATGAAAGGTCAAAGGAAAGGTTGAAATGGGCTCGATGGCTGACTTCCACTC
The sequence above is drawn from the Terriglobales bacterium genome and encodes:
- the menC gene encoding o-succinylbenzoate synthase: MRVEAITLREIRMPLVHFFETSFGRTTDRRILLVELHCEGISAWGECVAGENPFYSEESIDTAWYVMVRYLAPAIAGKRFERACECARLFSPLRGHRMAKAALENALWDAEAMERNVPLWKLLGGTRKEIPCGVSIGIQDSVQQLREKIATELEAGYQRIKIKVKPGWDINALEQIRSRWPDILLSCDANSAYTLDDIATLKGFDRFHLLMIEQPLWSDDFYFHAQLQKQLQTAICLDEAIVSARVAQAALELGSCRIVNIKVGRVGGFSEAVRIHDVCQQHAIPVWCGGMLEAGIGRSHNIALSTLANFSLPGDVSASRRYWEEDIIDPAVEVSPQGTIHVSERPGRGYEVKLDLIERLTTRRETVSC
- a CDS encoding DMT family transporter — protein: MNARARVAFAIVSVLWGIPYLFIKIAVDDGVPPAFVAWVRVVLGAIILLALSWNMGVFKAVRGRWKWVAAFVLVEIVIPYPLIAIAEQHVNSSVAAILIAAAPLFVALLALGFDASERIGGGRLAGLLIGLAGVVMFVGIDVAGRKDELFAALAILAAAFCYAVGPMVFKHHLSDLDSRVSMSASLLVAAMLLAPAAALQPIRVIPSTAAVLALLGLGVLCTAAAFIAFGVLITEAGPGRSVVVTYINPVVAVAAGMAVRGEHVGTGAFLGLGLILLGCRLSTEGRLLRRPASGIPGAIPPLPDASGEIGE
- a CDS encoding polymer-forming cytoskeletal protein — its product is MEPVKPLDSRQVANIGKSVVIKGELSGSEDLYLDGEVEGNIELNGNSLTVGPNGRVRAHVNAREVVVNGHVDGNIGATERVELRKSAVLVGDIRTQRIMIEEGAYFKGSIDVQREGKAETKRESATLEPAGAAVSQK
- a CDS encoding class I SAM-dependent methyltransferase; the protein is MFRNGNGGNGSHRDAQHRAQRHSTALNEFMRAIAHEDSLCILDLGPTSANNIALLTGRGFQVYTEDLLTSAGDPALVIKDEFGATCIDVDGFLKENLAFRGQKFDAVLLWDVADYLPEVLVKPVIERICSVMKPKGILLSFFHTRDAGPEAPYCRYHIAGQDSLELQLVPKNESNGHSNGNGDERHYRLQRVFNNRHIENLFREFASLKFFLARDNLREVLVVR